A genomic region of Alicyclobacillus sp. SO9 contains the following coding sequences:
- a CDS encoding glucose-6-phosphate isomerase, whose amino-acid sequence MVTLDLSFAHLELHDDEWIQLQPYINTAHQQLHKKETPGSDFLGWLHLPSQTLDRGLDNLLEVAAEVREHADALVVVGIGGSYLGARAAFEWVQPPYYNQLSREKRGGPEIYFAGNQLSGQAMEDLLQVLEGKRVYLNVISKSGTTTEPAVAFRVLRNWLVRQSGEDAAKKQILATTDKSKGALRTLADEEGYKTFVIPDDVGGRYSVLTPVGLLPLASAGVDIRMLLQGAREAEEKYARSDLTENPAYRYAAVRNALYRKGKTAEILAYYEPSFQMFAEWWKQLYGESEGKDNKGIFPVSVGYTTDLHSLGQYIQEGVRNLFETVLTVDYNGDEIQIPSQPDSEDGLEYLADKTLSWVNNKARVATQLAHADGGVPNLLISIPDKTEKSLGHLFYFFELACAASGLLLGVNPFNQPGVEAYKVNMFALLGKPGFEEQSQAIRERLNSLR is encoded by the coding sequence ATGGTAACATTGGATTTATCTTTTGCGCATCTGGAACTTCACGATGATGAATGGATTCAACTGCAGCCGTACATTAATACGGCACATCAACAATTACATAAGAAGGAAACACCTGGTTCAGACTTTTTGGGCTGGCTGCATCTACCCAGCCAGACACTGGACAGAGGGTTGGACAATTTGCTTGAGGTTGCGGCCGAAGTACGGGAACATGCGGATGCATTGGTCGTTGTTGGAATTGGCGGTTCGTATTTAGGTGCACGTGCAGCTTTCGAGTGGGTGCAGCCACCCTACTACAACCAGTTGTCCCGAGAAAAGCGCGGCGGTCCTGAAATCTACTTCGCCGGGAATCAACTGAGTGGTCAGGCTATGGAGGATCTACTCCAGGTACTCGAAGGTAAGCGGGTCTATTTAAATGTCATTTCGAAATCAGGGACTACAACTGAACCGGCGGTCGCATTCAGGGTTTTACGCAACTGGCTTGTAAGGCAGTCGGGCGAAGATGCCGCGAAGAAGCAGATTCTTGCAACCACTGACAAGTCAAAAGGTGCCTTGCGAACGCTCGCAGACGAGGAAGGGTATAAGACTTTTGTGATTCCTGACGATGTCGGCGGTCGGTATTCTGTACTGACTCCTGTCGGGTTGTTGCCGTTGGCGAGTGCCGGTGTCGATATTCGAATGCTCCTTCAGGGTGCCAGAGAGGCAGAGGAGAAATATGCGCGGAGTGACTTGACTGAGAATCCGGCATATCGCTATGCTGCTGTGAGAAATGCACTTTATCGCAAGGGGAAGACAGCGGAGATATTGGCATATTACGAGCCGTCGTTCCAAATGTTTGCCGAATGGTGGAAGCAGTTGTACGGGGAAAGTGAAGGAAAAGACAACAAGGGAATTTTTCCGGTATCGGTGGGATATACCACTGACTTGCACTCACTGGGGCAGTATATTCAAGAGGGCGTTCGTAATTTGTTTGAAACGGTTCTAACAGTGGATTACAATGGTGACGAAATTCAAATTCCGTCTCAGCCTGATTCAGAAGATGGACTCGAGTATTTAGCTGACAAAACGCTATCGTGGGTGAATAATAAAGCGCGGGTTGCTACACAGTTGGCACATGCTGACGGCGGAGTGCCCAATCTGCTCATTTCAATTCCGGATAAAACCGAAAAATCGCTGGGACATTTGTTCTATTTCTTTGAACTGGCGTGTGCCGCCAGCGGTCTTCTGCTCGGAGTGAATCCGTTCAACCAGCCTGGAGTTGAAGCTTACAAGGTGAATATGTTTGCACTGCTGGGCAAACCGGGGTTTGAAGAACAGAGTCAAGCTATCAGAGAGAGGCTGAATTCGCTGAGATAA
- a CDS encoding transcription repressor NadR, with translation MAHRTQRQNRLLEELAKADRPLTGSELATRCKVTRQVVVHDVAIIRASGVQVLSTPRGYWLQSESPRETRVLSVCHPPELTEIELMTLVDFGIEVLDVMVEHPIYGELRGGLHLSSRRDVELFMEQVRTSKVTLLSSLTDGFHLHTVAPPHSQRLQEAIAALRQNGVQVFEEESQ, from the coding sequence ATGGCACACCGCACACAACGACAAAATCGATTGCTCGAGGAGCTAGCAAAAGCCGACAGACCCTTGACTGGTTCCGAACTTGCCACGCGCTGTAAAGTCACGCGGCAAGTCGTGGTTCACGATGTTGCCATCATCCGGGCCTCAGGTGTCCAGGTTCTCTCCACCCCCCGCGGGTATTGGCTTCAATCTGAATCCCCGCGTGAAACACGGGTCTTGTCCGTCTGTCATCCGCCGGAACTAACAGAAATTGAACTAATGACCCTCGTTGATTTTGGTATTGAAGTGCTCGATGTAATGGTTGAACACCCGATTTACGGGGAACTGAGAGGCGGCCTCCATCTTTCCTCGAGGCGGGATGTAGAACTGTTTATGGAGCAGGTCAGAACCAGCAAAGTCACCCTACTGTCCTCTCTCACAGACGGATTTCACCTGCACACCGTTGCTCCGCCTCATTCACAGCGACTGCAAGAAGCCATCGCTGCTCTGCGGCAGAATGGGGTTCAAGTTTTTGAAGAAGAGTCTCAGTGA